In Salinisphaera sp. T31B1, the following are encoded in one genomic region:
- a CDS encoding DUF3147 family protein, whose protein sequence is MLYFLVKARRSGVIVAAVSTRARRNPALGPLVAWLPLNSILGMIWLWHDTHDALRTAEPIWATFWFVLPSLLMFLFMPWRMLCGVPFWLALVSGCLLTVLMYSGLVLSGRTFGIRL, encoded by the coding sequence ATGCTCTATTTTCTGGTCAAGGCACGGCGTTCGGGCGTCATCGTCGCGGCCGTTTCGACGCGGGCGAGACGCAACCCGGCGTTGGGCCCGCTTGTGGCCTGGCTGCCGCTGAACTCGATTCTCGGCATGATCTGGTTATGGCACGACACGCATGACGCGCTGCGCACGGCGGAACCTATCTGGGCGACATTCTGGTTCGTGCTGCCGTCGCTTCTTATGTTCCTGTTCATGCCCTGGCGGATGCTGTGCGGCGTACCGTTCTGGCTTGCACTGGTCTCAGGCTGTCTGCTCACCGTGCTGATGTACTCCGGCCTCGTGTTATCCGGCCGCACCTTCGGGATTCGTCTCTAG
- a CDS encoding alcohol dehydrogenase, producing MSQMKVAQISRAGADFELVDRHVPDPGPEQVRVRVQACGICHSDAFVKDGGFPGLEYPRVPGHEVAGVIDAVGDDVDHWQLGQRVGVGWHGGHCHDCASCRRGDFVTCARQQICGISYDGGYGEYMLAPVEALVAIPDTLSSVAAAPLLCAGVTTYNSLRNSGAQAGDVVAVLGVGGLGHLGVQYAHAMGFHTVALSRGNDKQTLALELGADTYIDTEAEDAAQALQKLGGARVILATAPNPKLMSSVIDGLAVNGRLLVVGASPEPIEVSPLQLLMARRSIAGHPSGTPKDSEDTLDFSALRDIATRIETFDLADVNTAYERMISNKARFRVVLTMS from the coding sequence ATGTCGCAGATGAAAGTTGCCCAGATCAGCCGCGCCGGCGCCGATTTCGAGCTCGTGGATCGGCATGTGCCCGATCCAGGGCCGGAACAGGTGCGTGTGCGTGTCCAAGCGTGCGGGATCTGTCATTCCGATGCCTTCGTCAAGGACGGCGGCTTTCCGGGGCTGGAGTATCCGCGCGTGCCGGGCCACGAGGTGGCCGGTGTCATCGATGCGGTCGGCGACGACGTCGACCACTGGCAGCTCGGACAGCGGGTCGGGGTCGGCTGGCACGGTGGCCATTGTCACGATTGTGCATCCTGCCGCCGTGGCGACTTCGTCACCTGCGCGCGTCAGCAGATCTGCGGCATCAGCTACGACGGCGGCTACGGCGAGTACATGCTCGCCCCGGTCGAGGCGCTGGTGGCGATTCCCGATACGCTGTCGTCGGTGGCGGCCGCGCCCCTGCTTTGTGCCGGAGTGACGACCTATAACAGCCTGCGCAATTCGGGCGCGCAGGCCGGCGACGTGGTCGCCGTGCTCGGCGTGGGTGGGCTCGGCCACCTGGGCGTCCAGTACGCACATGCGATGGGGTTTCATACCGTGGCGCTGTCGCGCGGTAACGACAAGCAAACGCTGGCGCTCGAACTCGGCGCTGATACCTATATCGATACCGAGGCCGAAGACGCCGCCCAGGCGTTGCAAAAGCTGGGCGGCGCGCGCGTGATCCTGGCGACTGCGCCCAATCCGAAGCTGATGAGCTCGGTGATCGACGGCCTGGCGGTCAATGGGCGGCTACTGGTGGTCGGAGCGTCGCCGGAGCCGATCGAGGTTTCGCCGCTGCAGCTGCTCATGGCCCGTCGCAGCATTGCCGGGCATCCCAGCGGCACGCCCAAGGACTCCGAGGACACCCTGGATTTCTCGGCGCTGCGTGACATCGCCACTCGTATCGAGACGTTCGACCTGGCTGACGTCAACACGGCCTATGAGCGGATGATCAGCAACAAGGCGCGTTTTCGCGTGGTGCTCACCATGAGCTGA
- a CDS encoding NAD-dependent succinate-semialdehyde dehydrogenase: MTLFREQAYIGGEWIDPGPDSHAAIDNPATGETIGHVPQLDADRMDRAIEAAVVRFADWRDTAVAERADRLLAWYRQMLDNREALARLMTAEQGKPIDEARGEVDYAASFLRWFAEEARRTTGATIPPEDPSVSIGTLREPVGVAAVITPWNFPLAMITRKAAAALAAGCTTLVNPARQTPFCALALAVLAEQAGLDRGEFNVVTGSGRQFAERVCADDRVRALSFTGSTEVGRSLLRQAADTVKCTSMELGGNAPFIVCDDVEIDAAVDGAIAAKFQTSGQDCVAANRIYVHRRLYDKFVDRFTTRMNAMTVGNGLDEDTAIGPLINTDAVDKARSLVADAAERGARVLGRDQGDAPGPNYFMPTVVADFTPAMRVSSEESFAPVAPITAFDDDDAVIAAANDTIYGLAAYVYTHRDARIRKFLRGLEYGMVGINTMDITGPHVPFGGVKQSGLGREGAHIGIEEYLETKYYCIGGLDG; encoded by the coding sequence ATGACACTGTTTCGAGAACAGGCCTATATCGGCGGCGAATGGATCGATCCGGGCCCGGACAGCCATGCAGCGATCGACAATCCCGCGACCGGCGAAACCATCGGCCACGTGCCTCAACTCGACGCCGACCGAATGGACCGGGCGATTGAAGCCGCGGTGGTTCGTTTTGCCGATTGGCGCGACACGGCCGTTGCCGAGCGTGCCGACCGGCTGCTGGCCTGGTACCGGCAGATGCTGGATAACCGCGAGGCGCTCGCCCGGCTGATGACGGCCGAACAGGGCAAGCCGATCGACGAAGCACGCGGTGAAGTCGACTACGCCGCCAGCTTTCTGCGCTGGTTCGCCGAGGAGGCTCGGCGAACGACCGGCGCCACGATCCCGCCCGAGGACCCGAGCGTGTCGATCGGCACCCTCCGCGAACCGGTCGGCGTGGCCGCAGTGATCACGCCCTGGAATTTTCCGCTGGCGATGATCACCCGCAAGGCGGCCGCAGCACTGGCCGCCGGCTGCACCACGCTTGTCAATCCGGCCCGCCAGACACCGTTCTGCGCGCTTGCACTGGCGGTGCTGGCCGAACAAGCCGGGCTCGATCGCGGCGAATTCAATGTGGTGACCGGGTCTGGCCGGCAATTCGCCGAGCGGGTCTGTGCCGACGATCGCGTACGCGCCCTGTCCTTCACCGGTTCCACCGAGGTCGGCCGCTCACTGCTGCGCCAGGCGGCCGATACGGTCAAGTGCACGTCCATGGAACTGGGCGGCAACGCGCCGTTCATCGTCTGTGACGATGTCGAGATCGATGCCGCCGTCGATGGCGCGATCGCGGCGAAATTCCAGACCTCGGGTCAGGACTGTGTGGCGGCCAACCGGATTTATGTGCACCGACGCCTGTACGACAAATTCGTCGATCGATTCACGACTCGAATGAACGCCATGACCGTGGGCAACGGTTTGGACGAGGACACCGCGATCGGCCCGCTCATCAACACCGATGCGGTCGACAAGGCCCGTTCGCTGGTCGCCGACGCCGCCGAGCGAGGCGCGCGCGTGCTCGGGCGCGATCAGGGCGACGCGCCCGGTCCCAACTACTTCATGCCAACAGTCGTTGCCGACTTTACACCGGCCATGCGCGTGTCCAGCGAGGAATCGTTCGCGCCGGTGGCGCCCATCACGGCGTTCGACGACGACGACGCGGTGATCGCGGCCGCCAACGACACCATCTACGGGCTGGCCGCCTATGTATATACCCATCGCGATGCGCGAATCCGCAAGTTCCTGCGCGGGCTCGAGTACGGCATGGTGGGCATCAATACCATGGACATCACCGGTCCGCATGTGCCGTTTGGCGGCGTCAAGCAGTCCGGGCTCGGCCGTGAAGGCGCCCATATCGGTATCGAGGAATACCTGGAGACCAAGTATTACTGTATCGGCGGGCTGGACGGCTGA
- a CDS encoding GNAT family protein, with protein MSVWIEPVTLGGRHVRLEPLSHEHAPALAEAVLDGQLWRLWYTFVPAPDGVEGYIESALAEGERGGLAFAVRDLASDTVVGSTRFCHVDSTHRRAEIGYTWYARRFQRSAINTECKRLMLAHAFEDLEAIAIEFRTHWHNRASRAAIARLGAKQDGVLRNHQVSADGILRDTVVFSIIAAEWPAVRQNLDFQLERFE; from the coding sequence ATGAGTGTCTGGATCGAACCCGTCACACTGGGCGGCCGGCATGTCCGGCTCGAGCCCTTGAGCCACGAACACGCGCCCGCGCTCGCCGAGGCCGTACTGGACGGTCAACTCTGGCGGCTCTGGTACACCTTCGTACCGGCCCCCGATGGCGTCGAGGGCTATATCGAGTCCGCGCTGGCCGAGGGCGAACGCGGCGGGCTGGCATTCGCCGTCCGTGATTTGGCCAGCGACACCGTGGTCGGCTCCACGCGGTTCTGTCATGTCGATAGCACTCATCGACGCGCCGAGATCGGCTACACCTGGTATGCGCGCCGCTTCCAGCGCAGCGCGATCAATACCGAATGCAAGCGGCTGATGCTGGCGCATGCCTTCGAAGACCTGGAGGCGATCGCGATCGAGTTCCGCACCCACTGGCACAACCGGGCGTCGCGGGCGGCGATCGCTCGATTGGGTGCGAAACAGGATGGCGTATTGCGCAACCACCAGGTGAGCGCCGACGGCATCCTGCGCGATACCGTGGTGTTTTCGATCATCGCTGCCGAATGGCCGGCCGTGCGCCAGAACCTGGACTTCCAGCTCGAGCGCTTCGAGTAG
- a CDS encoding TraB/GumN family protein gives MNEPDPRQGAQTAGPRREVVVGDHRYLLLGTAHVSRASAEEVRREIESGAYDAVAIELCDARHAALTNAGELAQMDLFQVLRQGKAGMVAANLALGAYQQRLADQFGIEPGAEMRAAIESTAAAGLPLALIDRNIGITLKRVYRRIPWWQRISTMGALFASLLSSDKIEESDIEKLKEGDMLESTFNEFASESAAMHEALIDERDRYMAAKLLAAPGARHTLVVVGAGHLKGLAGYLEAGMDAPRETIERLDHVPPGARWVKWLPWAIVVLVFAGFALGFSRSTGLGQQMVVEWVVINGALSALGALIALGHPLTVLTAFVAAPITSLNPTIGAGMVTAAAELWLRKPRVGDFSTLKSDVTRVSGWWKNRVSRTLLVFVLSTAGSAAGTYIAGFRIFGQLFGG, from the coding sequence ATGAATGAACCGGATCCGCGCCAGGGCGCCCAGACAGCCGGCCCCCGGCGCGAAGTCGTGGTCGGCGATCATCGCTATCTGTTGCTGGGCACCGCCCATGTCTCGCGAGCCAGCGCCGAAGAGGTTCGGCGCGAGATCGAATCCGGCGCCTACGACGCCGTGGCCATCGAGTTGTGCGACGCCCGGCATGCCGCGCTGACCAACGCCGGCGAGCTGGCGCAGATGGATCTGTTCCAGGTGCTTCGGCAGGGCAAGGCCGGCATGGTTGCCGCCAATCTGGCGCTGGGCGCTTACCAGCAACGCTTGGCCGATCAGTTCGGCATCGAGCCGGGAGCCGAAATGCGGGCCGCGATCGAATCCACCGCGGCGGCGGGTCTGCCACTGGCGCTGATCGATCGCAATATCGGCATCACATTGAAACGTGTCTATCGGCGGATTCCCTGGTGGCAGCGAATCAGCACGATGGGCGCGCTGTTCGCCAGCCTGTTGTCCAGCGACAAGATCGAAGAATCGGATATCGAAAAACTCAAGGAGGGCGACATGCTTGAGTCGACCTTCAACGAGTTCGCCAGCGAATCCGCAGCCATGCATGAAGCGCTCATCGACGAGCGCGATCGCTACATGGCCGCCAAGCTGCTCGCAGCTCCGGGCGCGCGGCATACGCTCGTCGTGGTCGGCGCCGGCCATCTCAAGGGGCTGGCGGGCTATCTCGAAGCCGGTATGGACGCACCGCGCGAGACCATTGAGCGCCTCGACCATGTCCCGCCCGGCGCACGCTGGGTGAAATGGCTGCCGTGGGCGATCGTGGTGCTGGTGTTCGCCGGTTTCGCGCTCGGTTTTTCCCGCAGCACCGGGCTTGGCCAGCAGATGGTGGTCGAATGGGTGGTCATCAACGGTGCACTGTCCGCACTCGGCGCGCTGATCGCGCTGGGCCACCCATTGACCGTACTTACCGCGTTCGTCGCCGCGCCGATCACCTCGCTTAATCCGACCATCGGGGCGGGCATGGTCACCGCGGCCGCGGAGCTCTGGCTACGCAAGCCGCGGGTCGGGGATTTCTCGACGCTCAAGTCCGATGTCACCCGGGTCAGTGGCTGGTGGAAGAACCGGGTGTCGCGCACGCTGCTGGTGTTCGTGCTGTCGACCGCCGGCTCTGCGGCGGGCACCTATATCGCCGGTTTCCGAATCTTCGGTCAGCTGTTCGGCGGCTGA
- a CDS encoding DUF429 domain-containing protein, producing MNIRQVTGVDGCPAGWVAVSRHGVWVGSELGVLLDRLAPGIVALDMPIGLGCDPSRGCDTAARRLLGRPRGSSVFPTPTRAALAGRSHARAGDLNAAVCGKRISVQAFNLLPKIREVDRLLAESARWRDAVFETHPEVSFACMNNDTPVVASKKTPAGRAQRQALIAAVFGPHAFPAARASIARADAADDDLADAFACLFTAERIAARRHVTLPDPPPLDVCGLPMRICY from the coding sequence ATGAACATACGGCAGGTCACAGGCGTGGACGGTTGCCCCGCGGGGTGGGTGGCCGTATCGCGCCATGGTGTGTGGGTTGGTTCCGAGCTCGGCGTGCTGCTGGATCGGCTGGCGCCCGGGATCGTCGCTCTCGACATGCCGATCGGCCTGGGCTGTGACCCGTCGCGTGGCTGCGATACCGCGGCCCGTCGCCTGCTCGGTCGACCGCGGGGATCGAGTGTCTTTCCGACGCCCACACGGGCAGCCCTGGCCGGGCGCTCGCATGCTCGGGCCGGCGATCTCAATGCAGCGGTGTGCGGCAAGCGCATTTCTGTCCAGGCCTTCAATCTGCTACCCAAGATCCGCGAGGTCGATCGCCTGCTCGCCGAATCGGCACGCTGGCGGGATGCTGTCTTCGAGACTCATCCGGAAGTCAGTTTCGCGTGCATGAACAACGATACGCCGGTGGTCGCGTCCAAGAAGACGCCGGCCGGACGAGCGCAACGGCAGGCGCTGATCGCGGCGGTTTTCGGCCCGCACGCATTCCCAGCCGCCCGCGCGTCGATTGCCCGTGCCGATGCCGCTGATGACGACCTCGCCGATGCCTTTGCCTGTCTGTTCACCGCCGAACGGATCGCAGCCCGCCGACATGTGACGCTGCCCGACCCGCCACCGCTGGACGTCTGCGGCTTGCCGATGCGAATCTGCTACTGA
- a CDS encoding sulfite reductase flavoprotein subunit alpha, which translates to MGLIRRLRQLDLLFQLHWFVGITAGAVLAVVGVTGGLMSFEQDILEWINTETTQRLERDTPRLTPPELLARYRRAHPEREIDWVFWRGDRPYPMLIAYRTPDSAGQRATRDVVDPFTAEPLPPAHGQTTFGLIRSIHRRLAAGAVGQFIVGVATIALVGLSITGLWIRWQRRPRQGWRWVWPRALGGKRAGEWHAVLGLWALAAYLIAALTGLWWSFDWYRDGARALFASHDDAAPILAAPAPGLDLDSLWRSLAPRVADARSVFIRFPDQPTDAVAVRSVPADAAHVYAADELFLHPSTGAVLGFHPFADLAAGDQLLASVYALHMGAFFGLPGIVLMMLASLSMPVFFVTGLLLYLRRRRMKRRVTPVPLPRARHRAEPGTAAVLIAYASQSGLAQRVAAQTADALHGTGRPVRMAGLGELTPACLSAHRQAMFVVSTHGDGDAPVAARRFDRHLCATHTPSLEQLDYALLALGDTDYGDSYCAFGRRLDRALRERGARTLLAPIEVDKGDQQALAEWHGALTALFGAAVVSAEPVFERWRLVERRILNPDSLGAPTAWLRLVATESRTSTWLPGDIAEIRPRQPATRIRRWLGRHGLVGAAAASETAATPLIEALSDRQLPDSPDPNAADMDWNSLPPLAPRDYSIANHDTGHGIELLVRLARHDGGLGLASGWLVERAPVGGTIDLRLRANPGFRAPPASRSAPAIFIGNGTGLAGLRAHLQQRIAAGQRTNWLVFGERQRQADFYFADEINAWHAAGQLTHLDLAFSRDKDDGRYVQTVLAEHAERVRDWVEHGAQLFVCGSHDGMAPGVTAALVDALGAAALSELDETGRLHIDVY; encoded by the coding sequence ATGGGCCTGATCCGACGACTGCGACAGCTCGACCTGCTGTTCCAGTTGCATTGGTTCGTGGGGATCACGGCCGGCGCAGTACTGGCCGTGGTCGGCGTGACTGGGGGCCTGATGTCCTTCGAGCAGGACATTCTCGAATGGATCAATACCGAGACCACCCAGCGGCTGGAGCGCGACACGCCGCGCCTGACGCCGCCCGAACTACTGGCCCGCTATCGGCGCGCCCATCCCGAGCGCGAGATCGACTGGGTGTTCTGGCGGGGCGACCGGCCCTACCCGATGCTCATCGCCTATCGGACGCCGGACAGCGCCGGGCAGCGCGCGACACGCGATGTCGTCGATCCCTTTACCGCGGAGCCCCTGCCCCCGGCACATGGCCAGACCACGTTTGGCCTGATCCGCTCGATTCATCGGCGTCTGGCGGCCGGCGCCGTCGGTCAGTTCATCGTGGGCGTGGCCACAATCGCGCTGGTCGGGCTGTCGATCACCGGACTCTGGATCCGCTGGCAACGACGCCCCCGCCAGGGATGGCGCTGGGTCTGGCCACGCGCGCTCGGCGGCAAACGAGCCGGCGAATGGCATGCCGTACTCGGCCTGTGGGCGCTGGCGGCCTATCTGATCGCCGCCCTGACCGGGTTGTGGTGGTCGTTCGACTGGTATCGCGACGGCGCCCGCGCGCTGTTTGCATCGCACGACGATGCCGCCCCCATCCTCGCGGCCCCCGCGCCCGGCCTCGACCTGGACAGCCTATGGCGATCGCTGGCGCCGCGGGTCGCAGACGCCCGTTCGGTATTCATCCGGTTTCCCGACCAACCGACCGACGCGGTCGCAGTGCGCTCCGTGCCGGCCGATGCGGCCCATGTCTATGCCGCCGACGAACTGTTTCTGCACCCAAGCACCGGCGCCGTGCTCGGGTTCCACCCGTTCGCGGACCTGGCCGCGGGCGACCAGCTGCTGGCCAGCGTCTACGCGCTGCATATGGGCGCTTTCTTCGGCCTGCCGGGCATCGTGTTGATGATGCTGGCCAGCCTGTCCATGCCGGTATTCTTCGTGACCGGCCTGTTGCTCTATCTACGGCGGCGCCGCATGAAACGCCGGGTCACACCGGTGCCCTTACCCCGAGCACGACACCGCGCCGAGCCGGGCACGGCGGCCGTTCTCATCGCCTATGCCTCCCAGAGCGGCCTCGCCCAGCGCGTGGCCGCACAGACAGCGGATGCCCTGCATGGTACGGGCCGGCCGGTGCGCATGGCCGGGCTGGGAGAACTCACGCCCGCCTGTCTGAGCGCCCACCGGCAGGCAATGTTCGTGGTCAGCACCCACGGCGACGGCGATGCGCCGGTGGCTGCACGCCGCTTCGACCGACACCTGTGCGCCACGCACACGCCGAGCCTGGAGCAGCTCGACTATGCGCTGCTCGCACTCGGCGATACCGACTACGGCGACAGCTACTGTGCGTTCGGTCGCCGGCTCGACCGAGCGCTGCGCGAACGCGGCGCACGCACCCTGCTGGCCCCGATCGAAGTCGACAAGGGCGATCAGCAGGCGCTGGCCGAGTGGCACGGCGCACTGACCGCGCTGTTCGGCGCGGCAGTGGTCAGCGCTGAACCCGTTTTCGAGCGCTGGCGTCTGGTCGAACGGCGCATTCTCAACCCCGACAGCCTCGGCGCACCCACGGCCTGGCTGCGCCTCGTGGCGACCGAAAGCCGCACATCCACATGGCTGCCAGGCGATATCGCTGAAATCCGGCCACGCCAGCCGGCCACGCGAATCCGCCGCTGGCTGGGCCGGCACGGCTTGGTCGGGGCAGCGGCCGCAAGTGAAACGGCCGCGACGCCGCTCATCGAGGCGCTGAGCGACCGGCAGTTGCCGGACTCGCCGGACCCTAACGCCGCGGACATGGATTGGAACAGTCTGCCGCCGCTTGCGCCACGGGACTATTCGATCGCGAACCACGATACCGGGCACGGCATCGAACTGCTCGTGCGGCTGGCGCGCCACGACGGTGGCCTCGGCCTGGCCTCCGGGTGGCTCGTCGAGCGGGCGCCCGTCGGCGGCACGATCGATCTGCGGCTGCGGGCCAATCCCGGCTTTCGCGCCCCGCCGGCCAGCCGGTCCGCGCCTGCGATCTTCATCGGCAACGGCACCGGCCTCGCGGGGCTGCGCGCCCACCTGCAGCAGCGTATCGCCGCCGGCCAGCGCACCAACTGGCTGGTGTTCGGCGAACGCCAACGCCAAGCGGATTTCTATTTTGCCGACGAAATCAACGCCTGGCACGCGGCCGGGCAACTCACCCATCTCGATCTGGCGTTCTCGCGCGACAAAGACGACGGCCGCTATGTACAGACCGTACTCGCAGAGCACGCCGAGCGCGTGCGCGACTGGGTAGAACACGGCGCGCAGCTGTTCGTCTGCGGCAGCCACGACGGCATGGCGCCGGGCGTGACCGCAGCGCTCGTCGATGCGCTGGGCGCGGCGGCCCTGTCCGAGCTCGACGAGACCGGCCGACTCCATATCGACGTCTACTGA
- a CDS encoding TonB-dependent siderophore receptor, whose amino-acid sequence MIFHNTPTRHQWALGLALSTGALLPVFAQTNHPTTSELAPIDIRGVGVTRGDAPVDGYVAERSLTATKTDIPLIESPQSISVIGRKQMEDRGADALTEAVEYSPGVAVLNRNNNEVIDDIGIVVRGFQARDSVYRDGSRSYSGLPYDAPTETYGLERVEVLRGPSSVLYGQGDPGGIINLVTKRPTATPLREFGAEFGSYHHKQLTGDISDRIDDAGHWRYRLTGLIQDSETDYDYGFNDRIYVAPALSWTPSERTSLTLLSHYQKNEATYRWTGFPLEGTKRDSDYGRIPSDRYIGIPGEDGYNSEVYSVGYLFEQLIGDRLTFRQNVRYREIEYDVTDIFRDYAVADPVSNDLRTLARSMRLRYDDGSTVTADNQLVTEFEHGAFEHQLLTGFDYKHINYDSRGTSFTDPTADIPPLDLYDPDYNQAFSRPTGFTPRSTDANQYGLYLQDHVRFDDRWALTVGARQDWVDEQTTDARKNTQNNLSWRAGLVYLADNGLAPYLSYSESFSPQYGVNDATGQKYEPITGEQYEAGLRYRPNGFDATFSIAAFELSRNNELVADPLQPTIQSQVGETRSRGVELGAEVDLSAGLSAIASYTYNEVEVVEAGGSQAINGKRVVDRPDHLAKLWLNYDFQSSALAGLGAGAGVRYTSSSFANADNTARFPSATLVDAAVRYDFDNVRLQVSANNLLDEVKLYCNGSAPNSLCDFGTTRNVVGSITYRWD is encoded by the coding sequence ATGATCTTTCACAATACGCCCACACGCCACCAATGGGCGCTGGGTCTCGCGCTGAGCACGGGCGCCCTGCTGCCCGTATTCGCCCAAACCAACCATCCGACGACGTCCGAGCTGGCCCCGATCGATATCCGGGGCGTAGGCGTGACGCGCGGCGATGCGCCGGTAGACGGCTACGTGGCCGAGCGCAGCCTGACAGCGACCAAGACCGATATCCCGCTGATCGAATCGCCGCAGTCCATCAGCGTGATCGGACGCAAACAGATGGAAGATCGGGGCGCCGATGCGCTCACCGAGGCCGTGGAATACAGCCCGGGCGTAGCCGTACTCAATCGCAACAACAACGAGGTGATCGACGATATCGGCATCGTCGTGCGTGGCTTCCAGGCGCGCGATTCGGTCTACCGTGATGGCAGCCGCAGTTATTCCGGCCTGCCCTACGATGCGCCCACCGAAACCTATGGCCTGGAGCGCGTCGAGGTGCTGCGCGGGCCGTCGTCGGTGCTCTATGGCCAGGGTGACCCCGGCGGCATCATCAACCTTGTGACCAAGCGCCCGACAGCCACGCCGCTGCGTGAATTCGGCGCCGAGTTCGGCAGCTATCACCATAAACAGCTCACCGGTGACATCAGCGATCGGATCGACGACGCCGGCCACTGGCGCTATCGCCTGACCGGGCTGATTCAGGATTCGGAAACCGACTACGACTACGGCTTCAACGATCGCATCTACGTCGCCCCGGCCCTGTCCTGGACGCCCAGCGAGCGTACGAGCTTGACGTTGCTCTCGCACTACCAGAAAAACGAGGCCACCTATCGCTGGACCGGTTTTCCGCTCGAAGGCACGAAGCGCGACAGCGACTACGGGCGCATCCCGTCAGACCGATATATCGGCATTCCCGGCGAGGACGGCTACAACTCGGAGGTCTACAGCGTTGGCTATCTGTTCGAGCAGCTCATCGGCGATCGGCTGACTTTCCGGCAGAACGTGCGCTACCGCGAGATCGAGTACGACGTCACCGATATCTTTCGCGACTACGCCGTGGCCGACCCGGTCAGCAACGATCTGCGTACGCTTGCGCGAAGCATGCGCCTGCGCTACGACGACGGGTCAACGGTTACGGCAGACAACCAGCTGGTTACCGAATTCGAGCACGGCGCGTTCGAACACCAGCTGCTCACCGGCTTCGACTACAAGCACATAAACTACGACTCGCGCGGCACATCATTCACCGACCCCACCGCCGATATTCCGCCGCTGGATCTTTACGACCCCGACTACAATCAGGCGTTCTCGCGCCCGACCGGCTTCACGCCACGCAGCACCGACGCCAATCAGTACGGGTTGTACCTGCAGGATCACGTACGCTTCGACGATCGCTGGGCGCTGACCGTGGGCGCCCGCCAGGACTGGGTCGACGAACAGACGACCGACGCCAGGAAGAACACACAGAACAATCTGAGCTGGCGCGCCGGTCTGGTGTATCTCGCCGACAACGGTCTGGCGCCCTACCTCAGCTATTCGGAATCATTCTCGCCTCAGTACGGTGTCAACGACGCCACCGGCCAGAAATACGAACCGATCACCGGCGAACAGTACGAAGCCGGGCTGCGTTATCGCCCGAACGGGTTTGACGCAACGTTCTCGATCGCTGCGTTTGAGCTGTCGCGCAACAACGAACTCGTCGCCGATCCGTTGCAGCCCACTATTCAGTCGCAGGTCGGCGAGACGCGCTCACGCGGTGTCGAGCTTGGTGCCGAAGTAGACCTGAGCGCCGGACTCTCGGCCATCGCCAGCTATACCTATAATGAGGTCGAAGTCGTCGAAGCCGGCGGCAGCCAGGCAATCAACGGCAAGCGCGTAGTTGATCGGCCCGATCATCTGGCCAAACTCTGGCTGAACTACGACTTCCAGTCGTCCGCCCTGGCCGGCCTGGGCGCAGGGGCAGGCGTACGCTATACCAGCTCGTCCTTCGCCAACGCCGACAACACGGCACGTTTCCCGTCGGCCACGCTCGTGGACGCCGCGGTGCGCTACGACTTCGACAATGTCCGGCTGCAGGTTTCGGCGAACAACCTGCTCGACGAGGTCAAGCTCTATTGCAACGGCAGCGCGCCGAACTCGCTCTGCGACTTCGGCACGACGCGGAACGTGGTGGGCAGCATCACCTACCGATGGGATTGA